Genomic segment of Niallia taxi:
AGGGATTCATATGGTGTGGACAATAAAATCCCATTACCTAGACAGATACCTTTGTATATCTGTTTTTATTATGGGTAAAAATACATCTCTATTGACACAATGATTGAAGTCCCTATTTTTGTGGGGGGATTAATATGACAAATGAGTACGAAAAGGAAGAAGTGCTAACGGGTGGGAATATCTCAGACGTATATCGCTCTGGAAATACGGTTCGGCGAGATTTAAAGCCAGGTAGTGAAAAAATTCATAAAGTATTGAAGCATCTTGAAAATAAAGGTTTTGATTATGCACCAAGGTTCTTAGGAATTGATGAGAAAAATAGAGAGATATTAACGTATATTGAAGGGGAAGCAGGTAATTATCCTCTAAAAAAATATATGTGGTCTGATAATGTATTAAAAGAAATAGCGAATATGCTCCGTCTTTATCATGATGCTGTGAGTGATTTCTCTTTATTAAATGAATGGAAACCAATGGAAAATACTCCAAAAAAAATAGAAGTTGTATGCCATAATGACTTTGCTGTGTACAACATTATTTTTAATAATGAAAGACCAGTTGGGATTATTGATTTTGACGTTGCAGCTCCTGGTCCAAGACTTTGGGATATAGCTTATACTCTTTACACCTGTGTTCCTTTAAGCAGACTTTGGCATACCGAGAAGGGTGAGGCAGTACATTATAATCCCCTTAAAGATGCTGATCGTATTAAACAAAGAGTTAAATTATTTTTTGAATGCTACGGTGTTGAAAATATGGATAAGGACTTTTTAGAAATGGTGATTCTAAGAGTTGAAGGATTATGTAAATATATGATTAAAAAAGCAGAAGAAGGAGATATTGCTTTTCAAAAGATGCTGGATGAAGGGCAACTTGAGCACTATCAAAAGGAACTTCAATTTATTCATGAGCATGGAAAAGAGTGGATTTAAAGTTAAGTGAGAATGGAATTAGTTTATTAAGGGATTGCTTCCATTAGCAATCCCTTAGCTTTTTTTTATGAATTAGTAGAAAAATAGACTGCAATAATTAATATAAACGCTTAAATTCCCTTACAGTTAAAACGTCTAAGCCCTTAAGTATATATGGGATTAGACGTTTTTTTGTTAGATTAAAAATCACTCTGAAAAGGAACATTGCTCGGTACATAAGTAAAGCTGCGTATTTTAAGATAATTGCTTGTTAATTAAGTCAGATAAAGGAGGAATTGTTTACTTTAAAAAGGTGTCTTAATACATAGCTAATGAAAACTAGCTGCTGTAAGGATAAATATATGAGCTTTATTAATATCAGTAACATTACTAACTTTTTAAAAAAATAAATATAGTTATCGAAATAGTTTGATTAATAAACTGAAAGGGGTTACAATGGAAATTAATTAAGGAAAGAGCTTTCCTTAATATTTAAAAAATAGGAAGTTATTTTTATAAAAACACTTATTTATCATTATTTTTATGTGTTTTGGAAGAAAAGTACTTTCTTAATAAGGAGTGGGAGAAATGGGTATATTAAATGTAGGTTTATTGGGTGCAGGGCGAATGGGGGCTTTTCATGGGGAAAGTATCGCAACAAGAATTCCAGAAACTAGGTTATATGCAATCGCGGATCCGTATCCTGGTGCTGCTGAAGGCTTAGCTGATAAACTAGGTTCAAATATTAAGACTTATACAGATCCTCTTGAAATGATGAAGGATCCTAATGTTGATGCAGTCATTATTGCTTCTCCAGCAAGAACACATGCAGATAATGTGATTGCTGCTGCAAGAAACGGAAAAGCTGTTTTCTGTGAAAAACCAATGGCCATAACATTAGAAGAAGCGGACAGAGTATTGAAGGTTGTTCAGGAAATGAAAGTGCCTTTACAGGTTGGTTTTAACCGCCGTTTTTCAAAAGGATTTAAAAGTGCTCATGAAGAAATTGTTGCTGGCAAGATAGGAACGCCTCAACTATTACGCTCTATAACTAGAGATCCTGCTTTGGGTAACCCAAATATTCCAGAATGGACGATTTTCTTAGAAACACTCATTCATGATTTTGATACATTATTATTTTTAAATCCTGGTGCAAAACCGATTGAAGTATTCGTAATGGCAGACGCATTAGTAAGACCTGATTTTAAAGAAAATGGCTTACTTGATACTGCGGTGGTAAGTATTCGATTTAATAATGGTGCCATTGGAATCGCTGAAGCAAATTTTCAGGCTGTATATGGATATGATGTGCGTGGAGAGGTTTTTGGTTCTGAGGGAATGTTGCAAATGGGTAGTATTCGTGAGTCAAATATGACTAGATACACAAAAGAGGGTGTAAGTTACGATACTTGCCGCTATGACCAAGACTTACTCTTTGAAGCTTATGTAGCTGAGTTGAAATCTTTTGTAAACGCAGTTAAAACGAATAAGCCGACAGCGGCTAACGGAGAAGATGCCCGTTCGGCATTATTAATAGCCCGCGCTTGTATAGAATCTTATAAACTAAATAAACCAGTTAAA
This window contains:
- a CDS encoding phosphotransferase, producing MTNEYEKEEVLTGGNISDVYRSGNTVRRDLKPGSEKIHKVLKHLENKGFDYAPRFLGIDEKNREILTYIEGEAGNYPLKKYMWSDNVLKEIANMLRLYHDAVSDFSLLNEWKPMENTPKKIEVVCHNDFAVYNIIFNNERPVGIIDFDVAAPGPRLWDIAYTLYTCVPLSRLWHTEKGEAVHYNPLKDADRIKQRVKLFFECYGVENMDKDFLEMVILRVEGLCKYMIKKAEEGDIAFQKMLDEGQLEHYQKELQFIHEHGKEWI
- a CDS encoding Gfo/Idh/MocA family oxidoreductase gives rise to the protein MGILNVGLLGAGRMGAFHGESIATRIPETRLYAIADPYPGAAEGLADKLGSNIKTYTDPLEMMKDPNVDAVIIASPARTHADNVIAAARNGKAVFCEKPMAITLEEADRVLKVVQEMKVPLQVGFNRRFSKGFKSAHEEIVAGKIGTPQLLRSITRDPALGNPNIPEWTIFLETLIHDFDTLLFLNPGAKPIEVFVMADALVRPDFKENGLLDTAVVSIRFNNGAIGIAEANFQAVYGYDVRGEVFGSEGMLQMGSIRESNMTRYTKEGVSYDTCRYDQDLLFEAYVAELKSFVNAVKTNKPTAANGEDARSALLIARACIESYKLNKPVKIENGVLI